The following coding sequences lie in one Ictalurus furcatus strain D&B chromosome 7, Billie_1.0, whole genome shotgun sequence genomic window:
- the LOC128610633 gene encoding uncharacterized protein LOC128610633: MVMLGILKEIDIMECLESRKNRNGDIFKRVAERMGEEGYIGSAEQVHTHWKILKSCYYVVKKQNTTSGSNPSSFPYFESMHEIHGHRPLSNIFENGVDIGFDGDEDAVEHSNATDESIVGDEVSSLAGQEEMNEDADEDNASSADTSGTQEDSFSATTLDVDPPRTKGYSRRKKPARCTVISQHQQFMIQMMRQQNEWVQDQIQQ; encoded by the exons ATGGTAATGTTAGGCATTCTGAAAGAAATTGATATTATGGAGTGCCTTGAAAGTCGTAAGAACAGGAATGGTGACATCTTTAAAAGAGTCGCAGAAAGAATGGGGGAGGAAGGTTACATAGGTTCGGCTGAACAAGTGCACACCCACTGGAAAATCCTAAAAAGTTGTTACTATGTGGTGAAAAAACAGAACACCACCAGTGGTTCTAATCCTTCTTCTTTCCCATATTTTGAAAGTATGCATGAAATACATGGTCATCGACCTTTGTCCAACATATTCGAGAATGGAGTGGACATTGGGTTTGACGGGGATGAGGATGCAGTGGAACACTCAAATGCAACGGACG AGAGTATAGTTGGTGATGAAGTGAGTTCTCTAGCTGGCCAGGAGGAAATGAACGAGGATGCAGATGAAGATAACGCATCATCAGCTGATACGTCTGGTACTCAAGAGGACAGCTTTTCAGCCACGACACTAGATGTCGACCCACCCAGGACAAAAG GTTACTCTCGAAGAAAGAAGCCTGCGAGATGCACTGTGATCTCTCAGCATCAGCAGTTCATGATACAGATGATGAGGCAACAAAATGAATGGGTTCAAGACCAAATCCAGCAATAG